From Mustelus asterias chromosome 19, sMusAst1.hap1.1, whole genome shotgun sequence, one genomic window encodes:
- the bpgm gene encoding bisphosphoglycerate mutase — MTFKLVLLRHGEGAWNKENKFCSWVDQRLTPNGIKEAQTCGKVLKEAGFEFDLVFTSILSRSIETAWIVLHEMGQEWVQTVSSWRLNERHYGALIGLNRAELALIHGEAKVKLWRRSYDITPPPIDEAHSYFYEIYNDRRYDYCDVVKEKLPKAESLKEVLDRLLPYWHDVIVPEVKKGKCILISAHGNSARALLKYLEGIPDDEIVNVTLPTGVPVLLELDENLHPVRPHEFLGDQKAIQAAIKKVEDQGKVSVPAKSGN; from the exons ATGACGTTCAAGCTGGTGTTACTAAGGCATGGCGAAGGTGCGTGGAACAAAGAAAACAAATTTTGCAGTTGGGTTGATCAGAGATTGACTCCCAATGGTATCAAAGAAGCCCAAACATGTGGAAAAGTCCTAAAGGAAGCAGGATTTGAATTTGATCTTGTGTTTACATCTATTTTGAGCCGATCCATTGAAACCGCATGGATAGTTTTGCATGAGATGGGACAAGAATGGGTACAAACTGTGAGCTCATGGCGACTTAATGAGCGTCATTATGGAGCATTAATAGGTCTTAACCGGGCAGAGTTGGCCTTGATTCATGGAGAAGCCAAAGTTAAGCTTTGGAGAAGAAGTTATGATATCACTCCTCCCCCAATTGATGAAGCACATTCATACTTCTATGAAATTTACAATGATCGGAGATATGACTATTGTGATGTTGTAAAGGAAAAGCTACCCAAAGCCGAGAGTTTGAAAGAAGTTCTCGACAGATTGCTGCCTTATTGGCATGATGTAATTGTGCCGGAAGTGAAAAAGGGGAAATGTATTCTAATATCTGCACATGGAAACAGTGCCAGGGCTCTGTTGAAATATCTGGAAG GTATCCCAGATGATGAAATAGTTAATGTGACCCTGCCTACTGGAGTGCCTGTTCTTTTGGAACTAGATGAGAACCTTCATCCAGTTCGACCACATGAATTTTTGGGTGATCAGAAGGCCATCCAGGCAGCTATCAAGAAGGTGGAGGATCAGGGCAAAGTGTCAGTTCCAGCAAAGAGCGGCAATTAA